A window of Hymenobacter siberiensis genomic DNA:
CTGTAGCCCAACTGCGCATCCACGGTCTGGGCCGTGGACACGGTGCCGGTGGCGAAGGTGGACTCGTAGAGGAAGCTATCGACCCAGCGGTAGTTCACGTTGTAGCTCAGCGCCCGGTTCAGCAGCTGGCCATCGAGGCCGAAGTTGAACTTATGCTTTGGCGTGTTGAAGAACGACTGCGTGCCAGCCTTCAAATTCTTCGTAATGAGTTCGTTGTAGCTATAGTTGCCATTCAGGGTGAGGCTTGGAGCGAAGGCGTAGCTCAGCGTGACGCCCGCACCCTGGCTCTGCACGCGCTGGTCTACGTTGGCCGCAATCTGAATTACGCGCACGTTGCTGCCGGGAGCATTGGTGGTGGCCAGCTCGGCCGGCGCGGGACGCGTACCATCGAGGCGGCCCACAAAGTTCTGGGTAGCAATGAAGTTGTTGTACGTGCTGTAGAAGTAGTCCACGTCGATGTAGAGCTTCTTGAACAGCTCGGCGCGGTAGCCCACTTCGTAGCTGTTCACTTCTTCGAGGCGCAGCTTGTCGGCGTGGTAGAGGTTGGCGGCATCGGCCGGCGACGCGCCCTTGAGCACATCCAGCGTGTAGCCGTCGAAACCGCCGCGCACGTTGCCCAGCAGGAAGGCCCGGCCCACGTCGAGCTTGATGTACTGGTCGTTCTGCGTGGGTGCCCGGAAGGCCCGGCTAAAGCTGGCGCGGAAGTTCTGGAGCTTATCGGCTCCCGGCGAGAAAACAACCGATGCCCGGGGTGAAAACGCCATGCCGAAGTTCTGAAACTGGTCGACGCGGCCGGCGGCAGCCAGCTTCAGGTGGCTATCGAACAGGGCTTTGGTGGCTTGGGCGTAGGCTCCGTACTCATAGTTTTTGATGCGGTCGCCGCCCTTGGTATCCTCAAACAGGCTGCCATCGGAGCCCAGCAGGTACTGGCGGTAGGCCGCGCCCACGGTCAGGTCGGCAATGCTATTATTGAAGGTGTACTGGCCGCTGCCCTCGTTGAGAATGGAGCGAATAACCAGCAACGCGCCCTGCCCGGGCGTTGGGTCATGGATAACTTTGTTGCGAGCTTCGTCAAATAGCTGGGTGCCGGGCTGCAGCAAGGTAGCGGCTGCCCCGGAAGCAGCATTTGCAACGGGCAAGCCCGCCGCCAGGCCGCCCAGGTAAGTGGCCACGTAGCGCTGGCCGTAGGTGGTGGTGGTAGCGCCGGGCACCACCTGATTTTGCAGGAAGCCCCCCAGGAAGCCGAGGTTGTAGGAACCATCGGCCTGCGCCCCGGTGCCGCCCGAGAAATCGTGCGTTGTGAAGGCGCGCACAAACCAGTTGCGGCCTTCCAGCTGCACCCGACCCTGATGCGCCCCACCATTTACGAAACGGTAGCGGCTGGCACTCTGGTACGTAGTGGTGGCATTGGTGTACTTATAGTCGGCCGTGGCCTTGATGCTGTTGGTGAGGAGCACCGACAGGCTGGGCGCGACTTTGTAGGAATGGGTTTTGTTGTCGCCGGCCACCAGCTCGCTTTCGGAGAAGCCGGGCAGAAACAAGGTTTTGCCGCGCAGCTCGGCCGGCGTCGGAATGGGCTGGCCCTGGGCATTGGTGTAGGGCTGACGCGTGGCCGGGTTCACCAGCACATTGGCAAAAACGTAGCCCGTGTTCACATCGCCGTAACGGCTCACTGCGTCGTAGCCCGCCGCCGAGCCGGGCTGGTTGTTGGCTGGCTCAATCAGGGCCGAAGTTGCGTCTTTATTGTCGGCAATAAAATCGTTGGCCACCGTAGCGCCACCCGAGATTTTGAATGCCACCCGCTCGCCGATTTTGGTGGCGTAGCGCAGCTGGCCGTCCAGCAGGTCGCGGTTGCCGCCGCGCAGGCGCACCGTCAGGCCGGGTTCTTTGAAGGGGTCTTTCGAGTTGGTGAGCAGTACGCCGTTGAAGGCGTTGGCCCCGTAGAGGGCCGAGGCCGGGCCGTGCACAATCTCCACGCTGGCCACGTCGAGCACCGGCGCACCCAGCAGGTTGCCGAAGTAGCTGCTCAGGCTGGGCACCTGCGTGTCCATATAATCCGAGAGTTGAATGACACGCTCCGAGCGCGAGGAGTTGAAGCCCCGCGTGCTGAAGCTGGTGGTGAGCAAGCTGGAGCTGCTCACATCAATGCCCTTGAAGCGGCCGAGACCGGCCACCAAATCGGGAGTCGTAATTTGCTCCACCTGCCGCTGGCTGAGCTTTTCCACCGTCACCGGCACCTGGCCGATGCTTTCCTCTACGCGGGAAGCGGCCACCACCACCTGGTCGAGCACGGCGCTGGGGCGCAGCGTTACCACCAGCGCATTGTCGGGCTGAGCCAGGGTGAGCATCTGGGTTTCGTAGCCCACAAACGAGATGGAAAGTACCTGCGGTCCCTTGGAAAAATCCGCTTTTATCTGAAACTGACCTTCCTCGTTGGTGCTACCGCCATTGTAGGTGCCTTTGAAGAAAATAGTGGCCCCTGGCAGGGGCATTCCGGCCTCCGTTTGCACGGTGCCGCTGATGGTTTGGGGTACCTGCGCCCAGCCGGTCAACGCCAGCATCAGGCATATGATAAGAAAAAAGTAACGTTGTTGCATTATTTGGGAATTTTTAAAAACAGTATGCAAACCTACTACTTATTCCCGGTATCAAGCGCAGCATGCGCTTATTTCATCGTCCCAATAGCCGAGCTATATATTCTGAATAACAATCATTTAGTATCTGATGTCGGGGTGTCCGGTCAATTGCGGGTCTCCTTCTTCCCCCACCAGGCAATTTCCAATCTGCAGCATAACACGGATGGGAACCGGCGGCACCACTACGGATTGCGTGCGCCACCACGCGGCCGTGCAAGGTGCACACCGGCTAGCAGCTGCCAGGGGCAATACCAGCACCGCCGTCCGAACCTGGGCCGTCCGGCACCGCCACCGCGTATAGCCTGCTTGCTTGTATCGGAATCAAAAATGCGTCATAGCAAAAGTTGTTTTAGTTCTAATTCATCAAAGGTCCGGCAAACGTTGTCTGACCAGCTGATTTTACGACCAATTATAAACTTTAAACGATGAATGTAATTGATACCTCGTCGGGTTTTTTTGAGCCCGCCGCGCTAACCGCACGGGCCGTAGTAGCTTCGTCGCGGCTTCGGCCCCACCCCCTACTTCAAGCACCGCGCTCTATGGCCACCCCCGCCCCCGCCCACCCCACCACCGAACGCATCACCGTAATGGGTGCCGGGCTGGTGGGTTCTTTGCTCTCGTTGTACCTGGCCCGTCGCGGGCACGCCGTGGAGGTATTTGAGCGGCGGGGCGACCCGCGCCGCGCCGGCTTCCAGGAGGGCCGCTCCATCAACCTGGCCCTGTCGGACCGGGGCTGGAAGGCCCTGGGCGGCGTGGGCGTGGCCAACGACATCCGCCAAGTGGGCATTCCCATGAGTGGCCGCGTGATGCACGACGTGCAGGGCAACCTCACCCGCCAGCCGTATGGGCACGACGGGCAGGCCATTTACTCCGTGAACCGGGGCCACCTCAACCGCCGCCTGCTCGACCTGGCCGAGGGCCAAACCGGGGTGACGTTTAACTTCGGCCAGCAGTGCCTCGGCATTGACTTGAAAACCAAAGAGCTGCGCCTGCGCGACACCGAAACCCAGGAGGAGCATACCGCGCCCTACACCCGCCTGTTTGGCACCGATGGGGCCTTTTCGGCGGTGCGCAGCGCCTTGCAGCGCACCGACCGCTTCGACTACTCGCAGGACTTTCTCGATTACGGCTACAAGGAGCTTACCATTGCCGCCGGCCCGGGCGGCGCGTGGCAGATTGAGAAAAACGCCCTGCACATCTGGCCGCGCGGGCAGTACCTGATGATTGCGCTGCCTAACCTCGACGGCTCTTTCAATGCCACGCTGTTTTTTCCCTACGAAGGTGCCGAGAGCTTCGCCGCCCTGCAAACGCCGGCCGAGGTCGCGGCCTTTTTCGACCGCGTGTTTCCCGATACCGTACCCCTTATGCCGGCCCTGACGGAGGAGTTTTTTGCGCACCCCACGGGCTCGCTGCTCACCATCAAGTGCTTTCCGTGGAAGTACAACGACGACGTGCTGCTGCTCGGCGATGCGGCGCATGCCATTGTGCCCTTCTACGGCCAGGGCATGAATGCCGGCTTTGAGGACTGCACGGTGCTCAATGCGCTGTTCGACGAGTACGGCGACTCAGCCTGGGACACCATTTTTGCCGAATTTCAGGCCGAGCGCAAGCCCAACAATGACGCCATGGCCGACCTGGCCCTCTACAACTTTGTGGAGATGCGCGACCGCGTGGCCGACCCCGTTTTCCTGCTTCAGAAGAAAATTGAGGCAAAAATCTCGGGCCAGTTTCCCGGCCAGTGGGTTCCGCTGTATTCGCAGGTCACCTTTTCCGATACGCCCTACGCCGAGGCCCTGGCCGCCGGCCAGCGCCAGGATGCCATCATGGCCCGCCTCATGCCCCACATTCAGGCCGAGGCCGACTACGACCAGCCGGCGGTGCAGGCCCTGGTGCAGCAGGAAATGGCCGGCCGCCACTAGGCTATATATGGTATTTTCAATTAATTAGTCCTGCGCCAGCGTGAGCGGCTTGGGGTTGCCAACGGCCCGGGCTCCCGCAACGCACGCCCATCCCATCAACACAAGCACCGGGGTGCGTGCCCGCATCATAATCCGAAAAGCTGAAGCCGGTAGTTCAGTAGCGCCTTTATATATTGAAGCTGTTTAGAAAGTCAAAGGACTCCCAAAAAAGCGCGAAATTTGAGGTGTAACACTCCTTTTTTCGCATTTTAATGGAAGTCCTGTCCAAAGATATGATTCGCCAATGGATTCTGCCCGCGCTCACCTTCTCCGCCCATGGCCGCCCCTCGGTCGTGGAGCCGGCCGAGTTGGTGGAAGCCATTCTCTACAAACTCAAAAGCGGCTGTCAATGGCGATTATTGCCTGTTAAACAGTTTTTTACGGGCGCATCGCTGACCTGGCAGGGCGTGTACGCCCGCTTTAATGCGTGGCGCAAGGACGGGTCCTGGCAAGGGGTATGGCTCCGCTTGTTGCGCGAAAACGGGGCCCATCTGGACTGTTCCAGCGTCCAACTCGACGGCAGCCACACGCCCGCCAAGAACGGCGGGGAGGCCGTCGGCTATCAGGGCCGCAAGAAAGCCCGTACCACCACAGCCCTCTTCTTGGCCGATAACCGGGGACAACCGCTGGCCTGCGCCAGCCCGCAGGCGGGCAACCACCACGACACCCACCAGCTCAACGCCTTGTTCGGGGAAATCTGCGCCTCGCTCGAAGCGGCTAATATTCCCGTCGCCGGGCTGTTTCTGAACGCCGACAAAGCCTTTGACACCCAAGGCTTTCGTCAGGAATGCGCCCGGCGCGACATCGAGGCCAACATTCCCCGCAACCGCCGCGCCGCCGACTGGCAGACCGACGACGACACCTTTTTCGATCCCGAACTCTACCGCCGCCGCGTCGTGGTCGAACACGCCAACGCCTGGCTCGACGGCTTTAAAACCTTGCTCGTGCGCTACGAAACCAGCGTCGGCAATTGGCTGGCCTGGCACTGGCTCGCCTTCGTCGTCATCTTTTTGCGAAAAATTAATCAAAAGCCGACTTTCTAAACAGCTTCATTGCGTACTACCCTCCCGAAACCTAAATAGCGCCGGTTCCGGTGCCTTCATACTTCCGGGTATTTACCGCGTTTTGCCCCCTGAGTGGTTACTTTATATCGCCAAAGAATTAGACTTCCTAACTTCCACTACCCGGTTCGCGCCCTTTTCGATTCCCTTCCTCTCCTATGATGACCTGCGCTATTATCGACGACGACGAAATCAACCGGCTGACGCTGGAGCACTACGTCGAACTCACGCCCAACCTGAAGCTGGTGGCTTCGCTAAACGACGGCATTGCCGGGCTCACCTTTTTCCGCGAAGGCAATAAAGTCGATATGCTGTTTCTCGACATTGAGATGCCGCACCTCAGCGGCCTGGAGCTGCTGCGCGTACTCACCAACCCGCCCGAAGTCATCATCACCACCGCCCGGCAGGATTTCGCCGTCGATGCCTTCGAGCTGCGCGTGACCGACTACCTGGTGAAGCCGTTCGATTTTGCCCGTTTCACGCAAGCCGTGCAGCGCGTGGCCTCGCGCCGGGCCCCGGGCGCCGCACCCGTAGCCGACATCCCCACCAGCGCCGACCTGTTTGTGAAGGTGAATAGCCGCATGGTACGCATCGATTTCGATGAAGTGCTGTATGTGGAAGCCCTATCTGACTACGTCAACATCGTGACGCCCAAGCACAAGTATATCGTGTACACCACGCTTAAATCGCTGGAAACCCGGCTGGGGTCGTTCCCGAACTTTATGCGGGTGCACCGCAGCTATCTGCTCAATACCCAGCACATCGAATCCATTGAGGACAACACGGCCAACCTGAGCGGCGGCCACTTTGTGCCCATCGGCAAGTCGTACCAGGAGGCCTTCTTCAAGGGTTTGCAGCGCATTTAAGCTTCCCGGGGTGCTTCGGGTACCTGGAGCGCTTCGGGGGCCGGCACCTGCTTGTACACCGGCAGCTCGTAGAAGGGCCGGAGCAGGCGCACCACATCCAGGGCATCGGCGAGGGCCTCGTGGGCCACTTCGCGCTCCAGGCCGGCGCGCGCCTTGCAGATGCTCATGCTGGGCAGGCGCGCGTCTTTGCGCCAGTTGAGGTAGAAGGCGGCCGGGTCGAGCATGGCGGGCTCGGCGCGCACGAGAGCGCCCCAGCCGGGCAGCTCTTTCAGGAATCCCAGGTCGAACACGCCGATGTTTTTGCCGGCCATGGTGACCGAAAGACAGTCGTTTTTGTCAGGCCGAAAGCCCTGTAGCAGCAGGAAATCGCGCAGCTGGGGCAGCAGCTCGGGGGGCGTGCACAGCTCGGGGTTGGGCTCCTTACGGGCCAGCTCCGCGAAAAGGCGGGCATTGAGGGCAATGGCGCCGGCGGTGCCCGCGTACTCGGGGTGGCGCACCACGCGGCGGAAGGCGGGCAGCTCATTCAGCGGCAGCGGGTGGCGGGAGTCTTCCACCACGGCAGCCAGCTCCAGAATCTGGTGCCGGGCGGGGTTCGAGCCGGAGGTTTCGAGGTCGAGGGAAACGTAGCGCATGGCGAGAGTATACGTAAGAAGCCACGCAACGCTGCCGAGCCAGCACTTTCCCGCCCGGCCGTACCTTCGCCTTATGTCTGACACCGCCGCCGCCGCTCCCAAGAAGCTCTTCCTGCTTGATGCCTTTGCCCTCATCTACCGCTCGCACTTCGCGTTCAGCAAAAACCCACGCATCAATTCCAAGGGCATGAATACGGGGGCCGTGCTGGGCTTTACCAACACGCTGGTGGAAGTGCTGCAAAAGGAGAAGCCCACCCACATCGGGGTGTGCTTCGACGGGCCGAAAAAGACTTTCCGGCACGAGCAGTACGCCGAGTACAAGGCCCAGCGCCAGGCCATGCCCGAGGACATCGGCATTGCCCTGCCCTACATCAAGAAAATCATCCAGGGCTTCCACATTCCCATCCTGATGATGGACGGCTTTGAGGCCGATGACGTGATTGGCACGCTGGCCCAAAAGGCGGAAAAGGAAGGTTTCGAGGTGTTTATGATGACGCCCGACAAGGACTACTGCCAGCTGGTGACGGAGAACATCAAAATTTACCGCCCCGCTTTCATGGGCAACGCGGCCGAGATTCTAGACGTGGCCCACGTACTGGCCCGCTTCGAGATTGAGCGCGTGGAGCAGGTGATTGACATTCTGGGCCTCCAGGGCGATGCCTCCGACAACATTCCCGGCATCCCCGGCATCGGCGAGAAAACGGCCAAGACGCTCATTCAGAAGTACGGCTCGGTGGAAAACCTGCTGGCCAATACCCACGAGCTCAAGGGCAAGCAGCAGGAAAACGTGCGCAACTTCGCCGAGCAGGGCCTGATGAGCAAGGAGCTGGCCACCATCCACGTCAACGTCCCGCTCGATTTTGAGGCCGACAAGCTGGTGCTCGACGCGCCCGACGAAGCCACGCTGCGCGAACTGTTTGAAGAGCTGGAGTTTCGGCAGCTGGCGGCCCGCATCCTGAGCGGCGGCGGCCCGCAGCGCACCCCGGCCAGCGTGGCCGCGCCCGGCAGCACGCCCACGCGCCGCCCCAAGCTAGTGCCCGGCGGCCAGGCCTCGCTGTTCGGCAGCAGCGAAGACGCAGCCGTAGCCATTGGCGCGGAGGAAGGCGAAACCGATGGTTTCGGCGCGCCCGGCGGCCCGCGCAAACGCCTGGAAGACGTGCCCTACCAGTACCACCTGATGGACACGCCCGAGCTGCGCCAGTCGCTACTCGCGTTTCTGCTGCAGCAGGAGGAAGTGAGCTTCGACACCGAAACCACCGGCCTCGACACCATGACGGCGCGGCTGGTAGGCATGAGCTTCGCCTGGCTGCCGGGCGAGGCCTACTACGTACCCGTGCCGGCCGACGACCAGGAAGCTACCCAGGCCATCGTGGACGAGTTCTGCCCGTTTTTCGAGTCGAAAACCATTCTGAAAATCGGCCAGAACATCAAGTACGACCTCACCATTCTCAAGCACTACAACGTGCGAATTTCGGGGCCGCTGTTCGATACCATGCTGGCCCACTACCTCATCGAGCCCGACATGCGCCACAACATGGACGTGCTGGCCGAGACGTATCTGCACTACTCGCCGGTGCCCATCACCGACCTCATCGGCCCCAAAGGCAAGAAGCAAATCACGATGGCCGACCTAGCACCCGCCGCCGTGAAGGACTACGCCTGCGAGGATGCCGACGTGACCCTGCAGCTTAAGCACGTCTTCGAACCGATGCTGAAGGAGCTGGGCTTGCTGGGGCTGCTGAACGACGTGGAAAACCCGCTGGTGCCGGTGCTGGCCGATATCGAGTACGAGGGCATCCGCATCGACAGCGAGGCCATGAACGAGTACTCGGCCGAGCTGCAAGGCTACATCACGGAGCTGGAAACCCAGATTTTCCGGGAGGCCGGGCAGGAGTTTAATATCGGCTCGCCGAAGCAGCTGGGCGAGGTGCTGTTCGATAAAATGGACATCGGCAAGGGCAAAGTCAAGAAGACCAAAACCGGCCAGTACGCCACCGGCGAGGAAATCCTGAGCCAGCTGGCCGCCGAAAACCCCATCGCCGCCCTCATTCTCGAATACCGCCAGCTCACCAAGCTGCGCAGCACCTACGTGGAGGCCCTACCCCAACTGGTGAGCGTGGTCGATGGCCGCGTGCACACCAGCTTCAACCAGGCCGTGGCCGCCACTGGCCGCCTTTCGTCTACGAACCCCAACCTGCAGAACATCCCCATCCGCACGGAGCGTGGCCGCGAAATCCGCAAAGCCTTCGTGCCGCGCGACGACCAGCACGTGCTGCTGGCCGCCGACTACTCGCAGGTCGAGCTGCGCATCATGGCCGACTTTTCGGGCGATAAAACCATGATTGAGGCCTTCCGGCTGGGCATCGATGTGCACGCCAGCACGGCCAGCAAGGTGTTTCACGTGCCCATCGAAGCCGTGGATTCGGAGATGCGCCGCAAGGCCAAAACCGTCAACTTCGGCATCATCTACGGTATTTCGGCCTTCGGGCTGGCCCAGCGCATCGGCATCAGCCGCAAGGAAGCCACGGATATCATCGAGACGTATTTCCAGGAATTCCCATCGGTAAAGGCGTTTATGGACGACAGCATCAACCGCGCCCGCGAGCTGGAATACGCCGAAACCCTGCTCAAGCGCCGACGCTACCTGCGCGACATCAACTCGCGCAACGCCACGCTGCGCGGCTACACCGAGCGCAACGCCATCAACGCCCCCATCCAGGGCACGGCCGCCGACATCATCAAAATGGCCATGATTAACATCCACCACTGGCTGCGCGAGGAAAAGCTGGGCACCAGGATGATACTCCAGGTGCACGACGAACTCGTGTTCGACGCCGTGGCCGAGGAAGTGGCCTACATCACCCCCAAAATCAAGGAGCTGATGACTACGGCCTTGCTCCTGCCCCGCGGTGTGCCGTTGGAAGTGGAAGTGGGCAGCGGGCGCAACTGGCTGCAGGCGCATTAAGAACGATATCAGCGCGTCATGCTGGTTTGCTCAACGATGAAGCAATGCACCCGAACCACCGGCCGGCCGTATAGGGCCTACAATTCACTTTCCGGAAAGCTATGCGACAGAAACCCCACACCACCACCCTCCAAAATGTAGCCCGTGGGCTGCTGGGCACCTTTATGGTGGTGGCCGGTGCCGGCCACCTCACCTTCGTGCGGCAGGACTTCCAGGCCCAGGTGCCCGATTTTGTGCCGCTGGACAAGGATACCGTGGTGCTGCAATCGGGCGTGGTGGAAATTGTGCTCGGCCTGGCGCTGCTGCTACTGAAAGGCAAAAACCGGGTGCGAATGGGCATCGGGCTGGCCGCGTTTTATGCGGCGGTGTTCCCCGGCAATATTCACCAGTACACCCACCACCTTTCCGCCTTCGGCCTCGATACGGATGCCAAGCGGCTGGGGCGGCTATTTTTCCAACCCGTGCTGATTGGCACGGCCTTGTGGAGCACCGGGGCCTGGCATGCCTTGAAGAAGCGGAAATAACGCCCAACATTACAATGGACAGACCCAACCAGAAAGCCCTGCTGGCGGAATTAACCAGTCTGCTCACGAAGGGCAACGCCCACGTCACCTTCGAAGAAGCAACCGCCGACCTCACGCCTAAAACCTGGAACCAACGCGTGCCGAACGCGCCCTATACCATCTGGCAGCTGGTCGAGCATATCCGCATTGCGCAGTGGGATATTGTGGAGTTCTGCGTCGAACCCGAACACCAATCGCCCAAATTCCCGGAGGGTTACTGGCCGGCATCCACCGCCACCGCCGATGAAGAGCAGTGGCAGGAAGCCCTGAAGCATATCCGGCAGACCCGTCAGCAGTTTCTTCATCTGCTGCATGCTCCGGGCACCGACCTGCTGGCCCCCATCCCGCACGGCACCGGCCAGACCATTCTGCGCGAGACCATGCTCATTGCCGACCACACCGCCTACCACGTCGGCGAAATCATCCTGATACGCCGCCTGCTGAAAGACTGGGAATAATGGCCGCTTTCAACCATAAAAGAGCCCAGCACATCCAACGCGCCGGGCTCTTTTAAGGTTGAAAAAAACCTACTTCTTCTGGGTTTTAACGGCTTTGCCCGAGGGCTTGTCCTTGATAACCTCTTCGTTCTGCTTCTCCTTGCTTTTGGTAGCAGGGTCGGTGTGCTTGGGAGTGCTGATGGTATTGACCATGCGGGGGAATGGTTAAAGGTGAAAAGTCCACGAGTGTACGGCTGGGCCGGGTGGGCGGCCACGTTCCCGCAGTTTATGTTCTTGGCTCCGGCCCCGGTGAAAAACCTACTTCCGGTACTTCTATTTGTTGAAAATGGCGAATATGGGAATGCCAGGGTTTGGCGGACAATGCCATACCCTCCCAGATTCGGCGACCGCCCGGTGCCTGACTTGGCGGGCCCCGACCTAACCGCTCATTACCCCATCCATCAACCCCAGGTGGCACCGTTGCGTAAGCAAACCTGCCAAAGCCCTGGTTTATCTGGCCGAAGCACCACCTTTTTCGTTCTTTATGAAACACCTCCTCTCAACAACTGCCCTGGTAGCCTGTGGCTTAGCCGCTGCAGCACCACAGGCCCACGCCCAGTCGGCCGACCGCAAATGGGGCATCAGCGGCTATGTGAGCACCCTCCAGTACCGCGGCGACCTCGGCCGGGGCTACCTCAACACCAAAAACAACATCTACGGCGGGGGCCTCACCCTCAGCCGCTACCTGAGCAAGGGCCTCGACATTAACCTGTCGGCCAACCAGTCGGTACTCCGCTACCCATCCGACGGGGTTGGCTTCACGCCCTCGGGCAACCGCTTCGATGCCAACATCAGCAGCTTTGGGCTGGGCTTTAAGCTCAAGCTCAACAATGGCTGGGCCATCAAGGAGGATGCCGTGGTGCAGCCTTACATCTTGCTCCAGCCGGGCTACAGCTACATCTACACCCATCGCAGCGACAATTTCTCAACCGTCAACCAGAACAGCAACTACGGTTCGTTTGATGCGCAGGGGGCCCTGGGCCTCACGTTTCGTATCACGCCGGGCTTTAGCCTGTTTGCTCAGGCGGGCCAGCACGTGCTGTTCAGCGACGATGCCCGCCTAGATGGTGTGGCCGGCATTGGCGGCGATGGCTTCTTCAATAAGTACGACCAATACCTGCAGTTTTCAGCCGGATTCACCGCCAACCTGGGCAGCA
This region includes:
- a CDS encoding TonB-dependent receptor, whose product is MQQRYFFLIICLMLALTGWAQVPQTISGTVQTEAGMPLPGATIFFKGTYNGGSTNEEGQFQIKADFSKGPQVLSISFVGYETQMLTLAQPDNALVVTLRPSAVLDQVVVAASRVEESIGQVPVTVEKLSQRQVEQITTPDLVAGLGRFKGIDVSSSSLLTTSFSTRGFNSSRSERVIQLSDYMDTQVPSLSSYFGNLLGAPVLDVASVEIVHGPASALYGANAFNGVLLTNSKDPFKEPGLTVRLRGGNRDLLDGQLRYATKIGERVAFKISGGATVANDFIADNKDATSALIEPANNQPGSAAGYDAVSRYGDVNTGYVFANVLVNPATRQPYTNAQGQPIPTPAELRGKTLFLPGFSESELVAGDNKTHSYKVAPSLSVLLTNSIKATADYKYTNATTTYQSASRYRFVNGGAHQGRVQLEGRNWFVRAFTTHDFSGGTGAQADGSYNLGFLGGFLQNQVVPGATTTTYGQRYVATYLGGLAAGLPVANAASGAAATLLQPGTQLFDEARNKVIHDPTPGQGALLVIRSILNEGSGQYTFNNSIADLTVGAAYRQYLLGSDGSLFEDTKGGDRIKNYEYGAYAQATKALFDSHLKLAAAGRVDQFQNFGMAFSPRASVVFSPGADKLQNFRASFSRAFRAPTQNDQYIKLDVGRAFLLGNVRGGFDGYTLDVLKGASPADAANLYHADKLRLEEVNSYEVGYRAELFKKLYIDVDYFYSTYNNFIATQNFVGRLDGTRPAPAELATTNAPGSNVRVIQIAANVDQRVQSQGAGVTLSYAFAPSLTLNGNYSYNELITKNLKAGTQSFFNTPKHKFNFGLDGQLLNRALSYNVNYRWVDSFLYESTFATGTVSTAQTVDAQLGYSLKALHTTLQAGVTNLFDTANLQVYGAPSYGRIGYFGLLFDIK
- a CDS encoding FAD-dependent oxidoreductase is translated as MATPAPAHPTTERITVMGAGLVGSLLSLYLARRGHAVEVFERRGDPRRAGFQEGRSINLALSDRGWKALGGVGVANDIRQVGIPMSGRVMHDVQGNLTRQPYGHDGQAIYSVNRGHLNRRLLDLAEGQTGVTFNFGQQCLGIDLKTKELRLRDTETQEEHTAPYTRLFGTDGAFSAVRSALQRTDRFDYSQDFLDYGYKELTIAAGPGGAWQIEKNALHIWPRGQYLMIALPNLDGSFNATLFFPYEGAESFAALQTPAEVAAFFDRVFPDTVPLMPALTEEFFAHPTGSLLTIKCFPWKYNDDVLLLGDAAHAIVPFYGQGMNAGFEDCTVLNALFDEYGDSAWDTIFAEFQAERKPNNDAMADLALYNFVEMRDRVADPVFLLQKKIEAKISGQFPGQWVPLYSQVTFSDTPYAEALAAGQRQDAIMARLMPHIQAEADYDQPAVQALVQQEMAGRH
- a CDS encoding IS5 family transposase, which encodes MEVLSKDMIRQWILPALTFSAHGRPSVVEPAELVEAILYKLKSGCQWRLLPVKQFFTGASLTWQGVYARFNAWRKDGSWQGVWLRLLRENGAHLDCSSVQLDGSHTPAKNGGEAVGYQGRKKARTTTALFLADNRGQPLACASPQAGNHHDTHQLNALFGEICASLEAANIPVAGLFLNADKAFDTQGFRQECARRDIEANIPRNRRAADWQTDDDTFFDPELYRRRVVVEHANAWLDGFKTLLVRYETSVGNWLAWHWLAFVVIFLRKINQKPTF
- a CDS encoding LytR/AlgR family response regulator transcription factor; translation: MMTCAIIDDDEINRLTLEHYVELTPNLKLVASLNDGIAGLTFFREGNKVDMLFLDIEMPHLSGLELLRVLTNPPEVIITTARQDFAVDAFELRVTDYLVKPFDFARFTQAVQRVASRRAPGAAPVADIPTSADLFVKVNSRMVRIDFDEVLYVEALSDYVNIVTPKHKYIVYTTLKSLETRLGSFPNFMRVHRSYLLNTQHIESIEDNTANLSGGHFVPIGKSYQEAFFKGLQRI
- a CDS encoding 3'-5' exonuclease translates to MRYVSLDLETSGSNPARHQILELAAVVEDSRHPLPLNELPAFRRVVRHPEYAGTAGAIALNARLFAELARKEPNPELCTPPELLPQLRDFLLLQGFRPDKNDCLSVTMAGKNIGVFDLGFLKELPGWGALVRAEPAMLDPAAFYLNWRKDARLPSMSICKARAGLEREVAHEALADALDVVRLLRPFYELPVYKQVPAPEALQVPEAPREA
- the polA gene encoding DNA polymerase I, producing MSDTAAAAPKKLFLLDAFALIYRSHFAFSKNPRINSKGMNTGAVLGFTNTLVEVLQKEKPTHIGVCFDGPKKTFRHEQYAEYKAQRQAMPEDIGIALPYIKKIIQGFHIPILMMDGFEADDVIGTLAQKAEKEGFEVFMMTPDKDYCQLVTENIKIYRPAFMGNAAEILDVAHVLARFEIERVEQVIDILGLQGDASDNIPGIPGIGEKTAKTLIQKYGSVENLLANTHELKGKQQENVRNFAEQGLMSKELATIHVNVPLDFEADKLVLDAPDEATLRELFEELEFRQLAARILSGGGPQRTPASVAAPGSTPTRRPKLVPGGQASLFGSSEDAAVAIGAEEGETDGFGAPGGPRKRLEDVPYQYHLMDTPELRQSLLAFLLQQEEVSFDTETTGLDTMTARLVGMSFAWLPGEAYYVPVPADDQEATQAIVDEFCPFFESKTILKIGQNIKYDLTILKHYNVRISGPLFDTMLAHYLIEPDMRHNMDVLAETYLHYSPVPITDLIGPKGKKQITMADLAPAAVKDYACEDADVTLQLKHVFEPMLKELGLLGLLNDVENPLVPVLADIEYEGIRIDSEAMNEYSAELQGYITELETQIFREAGQEFNIGSPKQLGEVLFDKMDIGKGKVKKTKTGQYATGEEILSQLAAENPIAALILEYRQLTKLRSTYVEALPQLVSVVDGRVHTSFNQAVAATGRLSSTNPNLQNIPIRTERGREIRKAFVPRDDQHVLLAADYSQVELRIMADFSGDKTMIEAFRLGIDVHASTASKVFHVPIEAVDSEMRRKAKTVNFGIIYGISAFGLAQRIGISRKEATDIIETYFQEFPSVKAFMDDSINRARELEYAETLLKRRRYLRDINSRNATLRGYTERNAINAPIQGTAADIIKMAMINIHHWLREEKLGTRMILQVHDELVFDAVAEEVAYITPKIKELMTTALLLPRGVPLEVEVGSGRNWLQAH
- a CDS encoding DoxX family protein, with product MRQKPHTTTLQNVARGLLGTFMVVAGAGHLTFVRQDFQAQVPDFVPLDKDTVVLQSGVVEIVLGLALLLLKGKNRVRMGIGLAAFYAAVFPGNIHQYTHHLSAFGLDTDAKRLGRLFFQPVLIGTALWSTGAWHALKKRK